One window of Epinephelus fuscoguttatus linkage group LG9, E.fuscoguttatus.final_Chr_v1 genomic DNA carries:
- the LOC125894171 gene encoding uncharacterized protein LOC125894171, with product MSSCVLLSALFALPLALGWVVLGEREEVQMLCAGRQFRLPVYSTSRTVTFTPHPDGPRRVLLDKTTVKDPRFEWTRDKMLVLKEVGHGDQGLYAIKLSSGFTYETVRLTVSECIKSYHRNYGEKFEHSIPENGSLLEFLPRGAPPEAMPVVLWNRTNPETSDAGRGRLQRGGKVWVAERVTQADQGNYTVRDDKGKVLSRSTLTVRGHSFNVTRFTKESLNLPLFLPVPHAHLIFTPTRYPDESSLGPFDPKPPRGPVQLIREGHITDHDMRYRGLISLGRNGTINEVVIVRLTSRHDGVYEIRDGDGNLVSSTVLQVIEKGGRWRALLKSITVPSGMFVSLAGFILFMKRYPNCSMSQIIAGLRANRTPQANPPRVNIQDYSQSSPQPSGFYSHSQQPGTPRKWTPRASPTHTSYSPVMVGTPRAENQEAHRLAARSSPCHNSNTENTSHNNEEERRISFSMPGASDCLHSSEDCVQFQIKKDGNDKRWSKSQGFFSTLPLDTDTSESCSVYTSEKLNFL from the exons ATGTCCTCCTGTGTCCTGCTCTCTGCCCTATTTGCCCTTCCTCTTGCTTTGG GTTGGGTTGTGCTGG GTGAAAGAGAAGAAGTCCAGATGTTGTGTGCCGGGAGACAATTTCGTCTGCCAGTGTACTCTACATCCAGAACAGTGACTTTCACACCACACCCTGATGGGCCGAGGCGTGTCCTGCTGGACAAAACCACT GTAAAGGACCCACGTTTCGAGTGGACCAGAGATAAGATGCTAGTCTTGAAAGAAGTGGGTCATGGTGATCAGGGACTCTATGCCATCAAACTGTCCTCTGGATTCACCTATGAGACTGTTCGCTTGACTGTTTCAG AATGCATTAAGTCCTACCACAGAAACTATGGGGAGAAATTCGAGCACAGCATCCCTGAAAATGGCTCTCTACTGGAGTTTTTACCTCGGGGTGCTCCACCTGAGGCCATGCCAGTTGTGCTGTGGAACCGAACGAACCCAGAGACCAGCGATGCAGGCCGGGGGCGGCTGCAGCGGGGCGGGAAGGTCTGGGTGGCTGAGAGAGTAACACAAGCAGACCAAGGCAACTACACTGTGAGAGACGACAAGGGGAAAGTCCTCTCCCGCAGCACCCTCACTGTCCGCG GACACTCTTTCAATGTCACCCGCTTCACCAAGGAGTCTCTAAACCTGCCCCTCTTTCTTCCTGTCCCTCATGCTCACCTCATTTTTACCCCCACCCGATATCCTGACGAATCCTCCCTGGGCCCTTTTGACCCCAAGCCCCCCCGTGGCCCTGTTCAGCTGATCCGTGAGGGCCATATAACAGACCACGACATGCGCTACAGGGGCCTCATCTCTCTGGGCAGGAACGGCACCATCAATGAGGTTGTCATTGTGAGGCTGACCTCAAGGCATGATGGTGTGTATGAAATCAGAGATGGGGATGGCAACTTGGTGTCCTCCACGGTCTTGCAGGTGATTG AAAAGGGAGGCAGATGGCGAGCACTTCTCAAGTCCATCACTGTCCCTTCTGGCATGTTCGTGTCACTGGCTGGTTTCATCCTGTTCATGAAGCGATACCCGAACTGCAGCATGTCGCAGATCATTGCTGGCCTCAGAGCAAACCGCACGCCACAGGCAAATCCTCCGAGAGTCAATATTCAG gACTACAGCCAGTCGAGCCCTCAGCCCTCAGGCTTCTACAGTCACTCTCAGCAGCCGGGAACACCAAGAAAATGGACTCCAAGAGCCAGTCCCACTCATACT AGTTACAGTCCAGTTATGGTGGGAACTCCGAGAGCTGAGAACCAGGAAGCACACAGACTGGCAGCTAGGAGCTCACCTTGTCATAATTCAAATACTGAG AACACATCTCACAACAATGAGGAAGAGAGAAGGATTTCCTTTTCAATGCCAGGGGCTTCAGACTGCCTCCACTCCTCTGAGGACTGTGTCCAATTCCAGATCAAGAAAGATGGAAATGACAAAAGGTGGAGCAAATCACAAGGATTCTTTTCCACACTGCCGCTAGACACGGACACCTCTGAATCCTGCAGTGTTTACACTTCGGAGAAACTGAACTTCTTATAA
- the LOC125894174 gene encoding uncharacterized protein LOC125894174: protein MLLLCVTVSCVLFGLSAGFKNEEVCYGRNFRIPSSYTPPIFYGQLYHTPIGRPEKLVMDNGEAKDPRLKVSSTSVELTDVTESDDGYFSISDGSDTLQDVIRLIILECAETETKYYGEMFSFDIPREAESLECNFLTFTGQPKVLWNRSDRDNNKGDRGQVKGNVWEIRSVSQRHMGSYNFRRKDKTVLSRIKLIVKERFRRYDTYVNEQLLIKNPLVDTMWTVTFKREGAIHSKTLMQAGRLVEQDDWDFNWNFAERIQVVRDGINIDPVESTDAGLYEFRDPEGHLAQLVDVVVYNERPPTFIYVGITFGIIFAVIVICCCVRKFCREQSSSIKDESAPQTVAAPAPAPAPAPVPVPAPARGPAVYYHDLNQPGAPTYTLPPGSDYFNQPLNSLISTEPTSTSPEPPVYNPVDIHVSSPQPEVAPLGGQEADPAPLLGADCLSLDPEPKFELKGLPSAPPLSLDSSCVYNSEKLNFL from the exons ATGCTGTTGTTATGTGTGACTGTTTCCTGCGTCTTGTTTG GTTTGTCTGCTGGTTTTAAGAATGAAGAGGTGTGCTATGGAAGAAATTTTAGAATACCATCTTCTTATACACCACCTATTTTCTATGGTCAGTTGTACCATACTCCAATTGGGAGACCCGAGAAACTAGTGATGGATAATGGGGAG GCAAAGGATCCACGCCTCAAAGTTTCCAGTACCTCAGTTGAGTTAACAGATGTGACAGAAAGTGATGATGGATATTTTTCCATCTCAGATGGTAGTGATACACTTCAAGATGTCATCAGACTGATAATTTTGG aatgtgctgaaacagaaacaaagtatTACGGGGAAATGTTCTCCTTTGACATTCCtagagaggctgaatccctgGAGTGTAATTTCCTTACATTTACAGGCCAGCCAAAGGTCCTGTGGAATCGCTCTGACCGTGACAACAATAAGGGAGACAGAGGGCAGGTGAAGGGTAATGTCTGGGAGATTAGGAGCGTCAGTCAGCGACACATGGGCTCCTACAACTTCAGACGAAAAGACAAGACTGTACTGTCGAGGATAAAGCTCATAGTTAAAG AGCGCTTTAGAAGATATGATACATATGTGAATGAGCAGCTCCTCATCAAAAATCCTCTAGTTGACACCATGTGGACTGTGACTTTTAAACGTGAAGGTGCAATTCATTCAAAAACCTTGATGCAAGCAGGCCGTCTGGTTGAACAAGATGACTGGGACTTCAATTGGAATTTTGCTGAGAGGATTCAAGTGGTGCGTGACGGTATAAACATTGATCCTGTGGAAAGCACAGACGCTGGTCTCTATGAATTCAGAGACCCGGAAGGTCACCTGGCCCAGTTGGTGGATGTGGTGGTATACAATG AACGACCTCCTACCTTTATTTATGTTGGTATTACTTTCGGGATTATATTTGCGGTGATTGTCATCTGTTGCTGTGTGAGAAAGTTCTGTCGTGAACAGAGCTCTTCTATAAAGGACGAGTCTGCTCCTCAGACTGTAGctgcacctgcacctgcacctgcacctgcacctgtacctgtacctgcACCTGCACGTGGACCTGCTGTGTATTACCAT GATTTGAATCAACCTGGAGCCCCGACTTACACACTTCCACCTGGTTCAGATTACTTTAATCAGCCATTGAATTCTCTCATCTCTACAGAACCTACATCTACCTCACCTGAGCCACCG GTATACAACCCAGTGGATATCCATGTGAGCTCCCCTCAGCCtgag GTTGCACCTCTAGGAGGGCAGGAAGCCGATCCAGCTCCTTTACTCGGTGCTGATTGTCTCTCGTTGGACCCTGAGCCAAAGTTTGAACTGAAAGGACTGCCCTCTGCCCCCCCTCTCAGTTTAGACTCCAGTTGTGTTTACAACTCAGAAAAACTCAACTTTCTGTAA
- the LOC125894176 gene encoding uncharacterized protein LOC125894176 — MILLLVTVSCVLFGSSAGLQYDTECYGKNFALPWRYTPPVFRGQLYFTPNRGSRRLMMDNGEAKDPRLKVSTISAKLTDLTEKDAGIFSISYDGDKFQDVIKLEILDCADKEWKTYGERFSYRIPRLAEFLEFTPLDSDDQPKVLWNHSDPQTNKGGRGQVKGTKWEISYLNFADVGFYNFRGKDNTLLKRIQLTVEAKYKSYQTKVNGHLFIESPPGDVPWTLTFTSEGEFQKTLVKAGHVVVDDDWDSNFRGRIQVVRGGIEIDPVKIKDAGTYEFRDPQGRQTRSVDVMVKYDPVTIVTYVGIAVGVLFAVIVCCCCVKKCCCQKSSSKRAESAPQATATPAVYYHDSNQPGALVYSVAPGPDSSHQPLNALVSREPTSTSPEPLVAPLGGQEADPAPSLGYDYLSSDPEPKFELKLPSALPLSSDSTFCDVYTSDKLNFL, encoded by the exons ATGATACTGTTGCTTGTGACTGTGTCCTGCGTCTTGTTTG GTTCATCTGCTGGTCTCCAGTATGACACGGAGTGCTATGGCAAAAATTTTGCATTACCATGGCGTTATACACCACCTGTTTTCCGTGGTCAGTTGTACTTCACTCCAAATAGGGGATCCAGGAGGCTAATGATGGATAATGGGGAG GCAAAGGACCCACGCCTTAAAGTTTCCACTATTTCAGCTAAATTAACAGATTTGACAGAAAAAGACGCCGGAATATTCTCCATCTCATATGATGGTGATAAATTTCAAGATGTCATCAAACTGGAAATTTTGG ATTGTGCTGACAAGGAATGGAAGACTTACGGGGAAAGGTTCTCCTATCGTATTCCTAGACTGGCTGAATTCCTGGAATTCACTCCCCTTGACAGTGACGACCAGCCAAAGGTCCTGTGGAATCACAGCGACCCTCAGACCAATAAGGGAGGCAGAGGACAGGTGAAGGGTACTAAATGGGAGATTTCATATCTCAATTTTGCAGACGTGGGCTTCTACAACTTcagaggaaaagacaacactttgCTGAAGAGGATACAGCTCACAGTAGAAG CGAAATACAAAAGCTATCAAACAAAGGTGAACGGTCATCTATTCATCGAAAGTCCTCCAGGCGATGTCCCATGGACTTTGACTTTTACATCTGAAGGTGAATTTCAGAAAACATTGGTGAAAGCAGGCCATGTGGTTGTAGATGATGACTGGGACTCCAATTTTAGAGGGAGAATTCAGGTTGTGCGTGGCGGTATAGAGATTGATCCTGTGAAAATCAAAGACGCTGGCACCTACGAGTTCAGAGACCCGCAAGGTCGCCAGACCAGGTCTGTGGATGTGATGGTAAAATATG ACCCAGTTACTATCGTTACTTATGTTGGTATTGCTGTTGGGGTACTATTTGCGGTGattgtctgctgttgctgtgtGAAGAAATGCTGTTGTCAAAAGAGCTCTTCGAAGAGGGCCGAATCTGCTCCTCAGGCCACAGCCACACCTGCTGTGTATTACCAT GATTCAAATCAACCTGGAGCCCTAGTTTACTCTGTTGCACCTGGTCCAGATTCCTCTCATCAGCCATTGAATGCTCTAGTTTCTAGAGAACCTACATCTACCTCACCTGAGCCATTG GTTGCACCTTTAGGAGGGCAGGAAGCTGATCCAGCTCCTTCACTCGGCTATGATTATCTCTCCTCGGACCCAGAGCCAAAGTTTGAGCTCAAACTGCCCTCTGCTCTCCCCCTCAGTTCAGACTCAACTTTCTGTGATGTTTACACCTCAGATAAACTCAACTTTCTTTAA
- the LOC125894175 gene encoding uncharacterized protein LOC125894175, with protein MILLYVTVSCLLLGSSAGLQHETECYGRNFALPSSYTPPVFRGQLYFTPNGGSRRLMMDNGEAKDPRLKVSTISAKLTDLTEKDAGIFSISFDDKLQDVIKLEILDCAVEETRTYGDRFSYHIPREAAFLEFTPLDSEDQPKVLWNHTDPQTNKGGRGQVKGNVWEIMNVNQGDMGHYNFRRKDNTLQSRIQLTVQEEHRHYDAKDDKQLFIKYPSGNVPWTVTFTPKGEMKGYTLVNAGHLVEEDDWNNPLSNFRGRIEVVHYGIEIDPVKIKDSGTYEFRDPQGHLAQTADVVVNIELVPAMIYVIAVGVLFAVIAFCCCVKKCWSKRSSSKKAKSTRQATAALAGYYQDSNQSGGQIYSAAPDPSHQPLNSLVSREPTSTSPEPSVYTPVNIHVSSPQPEVAPLGGQGDDPAPTLGSDCLSSDPEPRFELKGLPSAPPLSSDATLSDVYTSDKLNSL; from the exons ATGATACTGTTATATGTGACCGTTTCCTGCCTCTTGCTTG GTTCATCTGCTGGTCTCCAGCATGAAACGGAGTGCTATGGCAGAAATTTTGCATTACCATCTTCTTATACACCACCTGTTTTCCGTGGTCAGTTGTACTTCACTCCAAATGGGGGATCCAGGAGGCTAATGATGGATAATGGGGAG GCAAAGGATCCACGCCTTAAAGTTTCCACTATTTCAGCTAAATTAACAGATTTGACAGAAAAAGATGCCGGAATATTCTCCATCTCATTTGATGATAAACTTCAGGATGTCATCAAACTGGAAATTTTGG aTTGTGCTGTAGAGGAGACGAGGACTTACGGGGATAGGTTCTCCTATCATATTCCTAGAGAGGCTGCATTTTTGGAGTTCACTCCCCTTGACAGTGAGGACCAGCCAAAGGTCCTGTGGAACCACACCGACCCTCAGACCAATAAGGGAGGCAGGGGACAGGTGAAGGGTAATGTGTGGGAGATTATGAACGTAAATCAGGGAGACATGGGCCACTACAACTTCagaagaaaagacaacactttgCAGTCGAGGATACAGCTCACAGTACAAG aggaacataGACACTATGATGCAAAGGACGACAAGCAGCTCTTCATCAAATATCCTTCAGGCAATGTCCCATGGACTGTTACTTTTACACCTAAAGGGGAAATGAAAGGATACACATTGGTAAATGCAGGCCATCTGGTTGAAGAAGATGACTGGAACAACCCGCTTTCGAATTTTCGAGGGAGGATTGAGGTGGTGCATTATGGCATAGAGATTGATCCTGTGAAAATCAAAGACTCTGGCACCTACGAGTTCAGAGACCCGCAAGGTCACCTGGCCCAGACTGCGGATGTGGTGGTAAACATTG AACTAGTTCCTGCCATGATTTATGTTATTGCTGTCGGGGTTTTATTTGCGGTGATtgctttctgttgctgtgtgaAGAAATGCTGGTCGAAAAGAAGCTCTTCTAAAAAGGCCAAATCTACTCGTCAGGCTACAGCTGCACTTGCTGGGTATTACCAA GATTCAAATCAGTCTGGAGGCCAAATTTACTCTGCTGCGCCTGATCCCTCTCATCAGCCACTGAATTCTCTTGTTTCCAGAGAACCTACATCTACCTCACCTGAGCCATCG GTGTACACCCCAGTGAATATCCATGTGAGCTCCCCTCAGCCtgag GTTGCACCTCTAGGAGGGCAGGGAGATGATCCAGCTCCAACACTTGGCTCTGATTGCCTCTCGTCGGACCCTGAGCCGAGGTTTGAACTGAAAGGACTGCCCTCTGCTCCCCCCCTCAGTTCAGATGCAACTTTAAGTGATGTTTACACCTCAGATAAACTCAACTCTCTGTAA